The following are encoded in a window of Esox lucius isolate fEsoLuc1 chromosome 14, fEsoLuc1.pri, whole genome shotgun sequence genomic DNA:
- the thbs4b gene encoding thrombospondin-4-B has translation MELWTILIPILPLIFNLCVDVGAQGSVYDLLNSPDCLPDLLQGGLVEQGVNETFILTTFKLQSKTATILFGLYNPQDNSKYFEFTVLGKLNRAVLRYLRSDRRMSSITFNNIPLVDGQRHRLLFHLKGMQQGPGGLELHLDCRLVETVRELPSVFQGLPAGYGVVELKSMQGKAEDELEELKLVVGDTFENIASLQNCHQQGDSVQTLGVNTKQLSTQMLELTKVINELKDVLIQQVKETSFLRNTISECQACGLGGSEVMMPKCAPGTCFRDDMCVETKEGVECGPCPDGYTGDGFSCDDVDECQFNPCFPGVKCVNMAPGFRCEACPLGYTGVALEGVGVVYAQTNKQVCNDIDECKEPNNGGCTANSLCQNSAGSYVCAGCKTGYTGDQVKGCKPDRSCGNSLTNPCDINAQCIQERDGSISCQCGVGWAGNGYLCGKDTDIDGYPDEKLKCKDVLCKKDNCVRVPNSGQEDADKDGQGDACDDDADGDGIPNDQDNCWLKPNVDQRNSDKDSHGDACDNCRTVENPDQRDTDGDGKGDSCDDDMDGDGLKNFLDNCQRVVNRDQLDRDGDGVGDACDSCPDIPNPNQSDIDNDLVGDSCDTNQDSDGDGHQDTKDNCPNVINSSQLDTDKDGLGDECDDDDDNDNIPDTLPPGPDNCRLVPNPDQLDENNDGVGDICESDFDQDKIIDRIDNCPENAEVTLTDFRAYQTVVLDPEGDAQIDPNWVVLNQGMEIVQTMNSDPGLAVGYTAFSGVDFEGTFHVNTVTDDDYAGFIFGYQDSSSFYVVMWKQTEQTYWQATPFRAVAEPGIQLKAVKSKSGPGEHLRNSLWHTGDTNDQVRLLWKDPRNVGWKDKISYRWYLQHRPQVGYIRARFYEGTELVADSGVTIDTTMRGGRLGVFCFSQENIIWSNLKYRCNDTIPEDFQAFSTQHTGNDGF, from the exons TCTACGATCTCCTAAACTCTCCGGACTGTCTGCCAGACCTGCTCCAGGGAGGCCTGGTGGAACAGGGAGTGAACGAGACTTTCATCCTCACCACCTTCAAGCTGCAGTCCAAGACTGCCACCATCTTGTTTGGTCTTTACAACCCCCAGGACAACAGCAAGTACTTTGAGTTCACTGTGCTTGGGAAGCTCAACAGAG CCGTGTTACGTTACTTGAGGAGCGACCGGAGGATGAGTTCCATAACCTTCAACAACATTCCGCTGGTGGACGGCCAGCGCCACCGCCTACTCTTCCACCTGAAGGGGATGCAGCAGGGCCCTGGGGGGCTAGAACTCCACCTGGACTGCAGACTGGTGGAGACGGTCCGAGAACTCCCCTCCGTGTTTCAGGGCCTCCCTGCAGGCTACGGTGTGGTGGAGCTGAAGAGCATGCAGGGCAAAGCAGAG GATGAGCTGGAGGAACTGAAGCTGGTGGTGGGAGACACGTTTGAGAATATAGCCTCACTACAAAACTGCCACCAACAAGGAGACTCAGTGCAGACTCTGG GGGTCAACACAAAACAGCTGTCCACTCAAATGCTGGAGCTCACCAAGGTGATAAATGAGCTGAAAGATGTCCTTATTCAGCAG GTCAAAGAGACATCGTTTCTCAGAAACACCATCTCTGAGTGCCAGGCATGTG GACTTGGTGGAAGCGAGGTCATGATGCCCAAGTGTGCCCCTGGTACTTGTTTCCGTGACGACATGTGCGTTGAGACAAAAGAAGGGGTCGAGTGTGGACCCTGTCCCGACGGATACACGGGCGACGGCTTCAGCTGCGACGATGTGGACGAG TGTCAGTTTAACCCCTGCTTTCCGGGGGTGAAGTGTGTGAACATGGCCCCAGGGTTCCGCTGTGAGGCGTGTCCTCTCGGCTACACAGGCGTGGCCCTGGAAGGGGTGGGAGTGGTCTACGCGCAGACAAACAAACAG GTCTGTAATGACATTGATGAGTGTAAAGAACCTAACAACGGCGGCTGCACTGCTAATTCTCTCTGTCAGAACTCCGCC GGCTCCTACGTCTGCGCCGGCTGTAAGACGGGATACACGGGGGACCAGGTGAAGGGTTGTAAGCCGGACAGGAGCTGTGGTAACAGTCTTACCAATCCCTGTGATATCAACGCCCAGTGTATCCAAGAAAGAGACGGCTCCATCAGCTGTCAG TGTGGGGTTGGCTGGGCTGGTAATGGCTACCTGTGTGGGAAGGACACTGACATTGATGGATACCCTGATGAGAAACTCAAGTGCAAGGATGTGCTCTGTAAAAAG GATAACTGCGTCCGCGTTCCCAACTCCGGCCAAGAGGACGCCGACAAGGACGGTCAAGGGGACGCCTGCGATGATGACGCAGATGGGGACGGTATTCCGAATGACCAG GACAACTGCTGGCTGAAGCCCAATGTGGACCAGAGGAACAGTGACAAGGACAGCCATGGTGACGCTTGTGACAACTGTCGCACCGTGGAGAACCCCGATCAGAGGGACACGGATGGCGACGGGAAAGGAGACTCCTGCGATGACGACATGGACGGAGACG GCTTGAAGAACTTCCTGGATAACTGCCAGCGGGTGGTGAACCGGGACCAGTTGGACCGGGACGGAGATGGAGTGGGAGACGCTTGTGACAGCTGCCCTGATATCCCTAATCCTAACCAG TCCGACATCGATAATGACCTGGTTGGGGATTCTTGTGACACAAACCAAGACAG TGATGGTGACGGTCACCAGGACACCAAGGACAACTGTCCCAACGTGATCAACAGCTCCCAGctggacacagacaaagacGGCCTGGGGGACGAGTGTGATGACGACGATGACAACGACAACATCCCGGACACCCTGCCACCGGGACCCGATAACTGCCGGCTGGTTCCAAACCCAGACCAGCTGGATGAAAACA acgatggtgttggagataTTTGTGAGTCAGACTTTGACCAGGACAAGATCATCGACAGGATAGACAACTGCCCTGAGAATGCAGAGGTCACTCTGACAGACTTCAGAGCTTATCAGACAGTGGTGCTTGATCCGGAAGGCGACGCCCAGATTGACCCCAACTGGGTTGTCCTTAATCAG GGCATGGAGATTGTGCAGACCATGAACAGTGACCCTGGACTCGCTGTCG GTTACACAGCGTTCAGCGGGGTGGACTTCGAGGGGACGTTCCACGTCAACACGGTGACTGACGACGACTACGCAGGCTTCATCTTCGGCTACCAGGACTCCTCCTCATTCTACGTGGTCATGTGGAAACAGACGGAGCAGACCTACTGGCAGGCCACACCCTTCAGGGCCGTGGCCGAGCCTGGCATCCAGCTCAAG GCGGTGAAGTCCAAGTCGGGTCCCGGGGAACACCTCAGGAACTCCCTTTGGCACACGGGGGACACCAACGACCAGGTGCGTCTGCTGTGGAAGGACCCGAGGAACGTGGGCTGGAAGGACAAGATCTCCTACCGTTGGTACCTGCAGCACCGGCCCCAGGTCGGCTACATCAG GGCCCGTTTCTATGAGGGGACAGAGCTGGTGGCTGACTCTGGTGTGACCATTGACACCACCATGAGAGGAGGGCGACTTGGCGTGTTCTGTTTCTCTCAAGAGAACATCATCTGGTCCAACCTGAAGTACCGCTGCAATG ATACCATCCCTGAGGACTTCCAAGCATTCAGCACTCAGCACACTGGCAATGATGGTTTCTAA